A single genomic interval of Flavobacterium sp. N2820 harbors:
- a CDS encoding phosphatidylserine decarboxylase family protein, producing MFHKEGSKLIFITLLLVVGIIFLADAFVSIEWLRTTMFIFAIVILVLVLQFFRNPTRVADNSDNHILAPVDGKVVVIEEVYEPEYFKDKRLMVSIFMSPINVHVTRYALNGIVKYSKYHPGKYLVAWHPKASEENERTTVVINNRVYGEVMYRQIAGALARRIVNYAKEGMRVVQGKDAGFIKFGSRVDLYLPLGTEVNVKIGEKAIGNKTVICKKA from the coding sequence ATGTTTCATAAAGAAGGTTCAAAACTCATTTTTATCACCCTACTGTTAGTAGTTGGAATCATTTTTTTAGCAGATGCTTTTGTATCAATTGAATGGCTAAGAACAACAATGTTTATTTTTGCAATTGTAATTTTAGTCTTAGTACTCCAATTCTTTAGAAATCCTACGCGTGTTGCAGACAATAGTGATAATCATATATTAGCGCCAGTTGATGGAAAAGTGGTTGTCATTGAAGAGGTTTACGAACCCGAATATTTTAAAGACAAACGTTTAATGGTTTCCATTTTTATGTCACCTATAAATGTACACGTAACACGTTATGCACTAAACGGAATTGTAAAATATAGCAAATACCACCCTGGAAAATATTTAGTAGCTTGGCACCCAAAAGCTAGTGAAGAAAATGAAAGAACAACAGTAGTAATTAACAATAGAGTCTATGGTGAAGTGATGTACCGTCAAATTGCTGGTGCATTGGCAAGAAGAATTGTAAACTATGCAAAAGAAGGTATGCGAGTGGTACAAGGAAAAGATGCTGGTTTCATTAAGTTTGGCTCAAGAGTAGATTTATATTTACCGCTAGGAACTGAAGTAAATGTGAAAATTGGAGAGAAAGCTATTGGTAATAAAACCGTGATTTGTAAAAAAGCATAA
- a CDS encoding acyl-CoA-binding protein: MSEKDLNTLFDEAFANAQLIPQESVPQDMQLVLYGLYKQATSESTNKLYFQNPQDLRNAFKFNAWMQVKHISADEAKTQYIELINQLMAERNIKS; encoded by the coding sequence ATGAGCGAAAAAGATTTAAATACATTATTTGATGAAGCATTTGCAAACGCGCAATTGATTCCACAAGAATCTGTTCCGCAAGATATGCAATTAGTCTTGTATGGACTATACAAGCAAGCTACTTCAGAAAGTACCAATAAATTATATTTTCAAAATCCTCAAGACTTGCGAAATGCATTCAAATTTAACGCCTGGATGCAAGTCAAACATATTTCGGCTGATGAGGCAAAAACACAATATATTGAACTCATCAATCAATTAATGGCAGAACGCAACATTAAATCTTAA
- a CDS encoding superoxide dismutase — protein sequence MKKVFIISFLAATLLSCKKDNELIEVKIPDPEVPVTQTAFGNPADVKVNEGGVFKMKGLKYAYDALAPFIDGKTMEIHYSKHHLGYANKLNKAIAGTDLETKTIEEILSKLDLKNAALRNNAGGYYNHNLFFESLNPKAGGTPSGELAQAIATEFGSFDEFQKKITEVATNQFGSGWAWLVITNEGKLALTSTSNQDNPLMPNAEVKGTPILAIDVWEHAYYLNYQNKRADYLTAIFNVIDWNVVNAKYELAISKL from the coding sequence ATGAAAAAAGTTTTTATCATTTCTTTTTTAGCCGCCACTCTTTTAAGTTGTAAAAAGGATAACGAACTCATAGAAGTAAAAATTCCTGATCCTGAAGTTCCTGTTACACAAACAGCTTTTGGAAATCCAGCTGATGTAAAAGTAAATGAAGGTGGCGTTTTTAAAATGAAAGGCCTAAAATATGCTTATGATGCTTTAGCGCCTTTTATTGATGGCAAAACCATGGAAATTCATTATTCTAAACATCATTTAGGATATGCCAATAAATTAAACAAAGCGATAGCGGGAACCGATTTAGAAACAAAAACTATCGAAGAAATTTTATCAAAATTAGACCTAAAAAATGCTGCGCTAAGAAACAACGCGGGTGGATATTACAATCACAATTTGTTTTTTGAATCTTTAAACCCAAAAGCAGGTGGCACACCTTCAGGCGAATTAGCACAAGCAATCGCAACAGAATTTGGCTCGTTTGACGAATTTCAAAAGAAAATAACAGAAGTTGCAACCAATCAGTTTGGAAGTGGTTGGGCTTGGTTGGTCATTACTAATGAAGGAAAACTTGCCCTTACCAGTACTTCAAATCAAGACAATCCTTTGATGCCAAATGCAGAAGTTAAAGGAACTCCTATTTTAGCAATTGATGTTTGGGAACATGCTTATTATTTGAATTACCAAAACAAACGTGCTGATTATTTAACTGCAATTTTTAACGTTATCGATTGGAATGTGGTGAATGCAAAATATGAATTAGCCATCTCAAAACTGTAA
- a CDS encoding M1 family metallopeptidase, with protein MFRILLALFFINLSFGQQINNVDFIKCDALVLPNASEKTISGTITYELKVKKVIDTIKIDAKNMEFSQVIMNGNLVKFKNSGKTLDLFEGFKKGKNKLTFSYSAKPKQTLYFTGQDENLQIWTQGQGRYTSHWLPSFDDVNEKVIFNLSVEFKQQFQVISNGSLNRISFVTSILNGKQWHFKMQKPMSSYLVMLAIGNFERQFASTKSGTPLEFYLDKNDVSKFEPTYRYSKELFDYLEQEIGVKYPWGIYRQVPVRDFLYAGMENTTSTIFAQDFVVDSIGFNDRNYINVNAHELAHQWFGDLITAQSGKHHWLQEGFATYYALLAERHLFGDDYFYEELYDYAEQLKRASKTDTIPVMNEKASSLSFYKKGAWALHVMREDIGAKDFQKAVKKYLKKYKYKNVNTDDFLKIVKAVSGYDVENFKKVWLEQSGFEMEIAQRYLSKNKFIQDYFALKKSNKSLSELTEILKSDAYYPVKQYIVYRTQNVPFDERKVILETALATNDVLVRRAVAESTPVIPEAFKSQYETLLNDNSYQTKEIALVNLCKSFPDDREKYLFQNRRLIGNNDKSLRITWLRLAYDTPAFETQRLDFYLELLHYASAHYESSIRQNALEALLSIDFMNEKVITQLFLATNHHKWQFTLFARTKIRELLKDPAYRTQIEQLSFTSNASMKALYLKFLNE; from the coding sequence ATGTTTCGTATTCTTTTAGCCTTGTTTTTCATTAATTTGTCATTTGGTCAACAAATTAATAACGTTGATTTTATTAAATGTGATGCTTTAGTACTTCCAAATGCTTCAGAAAAAACAATTTCTGGAACTATTACGTATGAGTTAAAAGTAAAAAAAGTAATTGATACCATCAAAATAGATGCTAAAAATATGGAGTTTTCTCAAGTTATCATGAATGGAAACTTGGTGAAATTCAAAAATTCAGGAAAAACATTAGATTTATTCGAAGGGTTTAAGAAAGGAAAAAATAAACTAACTTTTAGTTATTCTGCAAAACCAAAGCAAACCCTTTATTTTACAGGTCAAGATGAAAATTTGCAAATTTGGACCCAAGGACAAGGACGTTATACCAGTCATTGGTTGCCCAGTTTTGATGATGTGAATGAGAAAGTAATTTTTAATTTGTCGGTCGAATTTAAGCAACAATTTCAGGTAATTTCTAATGGAAGCCTAAACAGAATTAGTTTTGTTACTTCTATTTTAAATGGAAAACAATGGCATTTTAAAATGCAAAAACCAATGTCTTCTTATTTAGTGATGTTGGCTATTGGAAATTTTGAAAGGCAATTTGCATCAACCAAATCGGGAACGCCATTAGAATTTTATTTAGATAAAAATGATGTTTCAAAATTTGAACCAACGTATCGCTATTCCAAAGAATTATTTGATTATTTGGAACAAGAAATAGGAGTGAAGTATCCTTGGGGCATTTACCGTCAGGTTCCCGTTCGTGATTTTTTGTATGCGGGAATGGAAAATACGACTTCAACAATTTTTGCACAAGATTTTGTGGTGGATTCAATAGGTTTTAACGATCGAAATTATATTAACGTTAACGCACACGAGTTGGCGCATCAATGGTTTGGTGATTTGATTACGGCGCAATCCGGAAAACACCATTGGTTACAAGAAGGTTTTGCTACCTATTATGCGTTATTAGCAGAGCGTCATTTGTTTGGCGATGATTATTTCTATGAAGAATTATATGATTATGCCGAACAATTAAAACGTGCTTCCAAAACAGATACCATTCCCGTAATGAATGAAAAGGCGAGTTCGTTATCGTTTTATAAAAAAGGGGCTTGGGCGTTGCATGTGATGCGAGAAGACATCGGGGCTAAGGATTTTCAAAAAGCCGTAAAAAAGTATTTAAAAAAATACAAATACAAGAATGTAAACACGGATGATTTCTTGAAAATTGTGAAAGCTGTTTCGGGTTATGATGTTGAAAATTTTAAAAAGGTTTGGTTGGAACAATCAGGTTTTGAGATGGAAATTGCTCAACGATATTTATCAAAAAACAAATTCATTCAAGACTATTTTGCTTTAAAGAAAAGCAACAAGTCGTTATCCGAATTAACCGAAATTCTAAAATCAGATGCCTATTATCCTGTGAAGCAATATATTGTTTATCGAACGCAAAATGTACCATTTGATGAACGTAAAGTGATTTTAGAAACTGCTTTGGCGACAAATGATGTTTTAGTACGAAGAGCAGTTGCTGAATCCACACCAGTAATTCCAGAAGCTTTTAAATCGCAATATGAAACGTTGTTGAATGATAATTCGTATCAAACAAAAGAAATTGCGTTAGTAAATTTATGTAAAAGTTTCCCTGACGATAGAGAAAAATATTTATTTCAAAATAGACGTTTGATAGGAAATAACGATAAAAGTTTACGTATAACATGGTTAAGGTTAGCCTATGATACACCAGCGTTTGAAACTCAAAGGTTAGATTTTTATTTAGAATTGTTGCATTATGCATCAGCTCATTATGAAAGTTCTATTAGGCAAAATGCTTTGGAAGCGCTTCTTTCAATTGATTTTATGAATGAAAAAGTAATTACACAATTGTTTTTAGCTACAAATCATCACAAATGGCAGTTTACCCTTTTTGCAAGAACAAAAATTCGTGAATTACTTAAAGATCCAGCTTACAGAACACAAATAGAACAATTGTCGTTTACTTCTAATGCCTCAATGAAAGCTTTATATTTAAAGTTTTTAAATGAGTAA
- a CDS encoding DUF559 domain-containing protein: MNLLETPIEYLKGVGPQRGDLLRKELGIHKYADLLNLFPNRYIDRTRYYKINELQNSNSEVQIVGKIINIKTVEQGKGRSRLVATFVDDTGQMELVWFQGQKWIHESIKINIPYVIFGKVTQFGATYNMAHPEMELLEEHKASLRSAMQPVYPSTEKLGNKGISNKVINKMMQQLFVETQALFSETLPNYLLDELKLIPKNAALFNIHFPKSQDLLAKAQFRLKFEELFFIQLQLITKNLIRKHKIKGMPFERVGENFTNFYNNHLPFDLTNAQKRVLKEIRNDLGSNAQMNRLLQGDVGSGKTIVALMCMLLAKDNGFQSCLMAPTEILANQHFNGITELAKELNINIKILTGSTKTADRKIIHEALENGSLDILIGTHALLEDKVQFHNLGLAIIDEQHRFGVEQRSKLWGKASPNPEKRVETERVLQKYQTARPSTYALLKELKTENKKNSTQAENVLWDYLRNKNLNYKFRRQHIIDIFIADFVCLEKNLIIEVDGGYHYTLEQSEADELRTQILNEIGFKVIRFTNDEVINNTENTVKKISAILESLPSGEVGGATIPPHVLVMTATPIPRTLAMSLYGDLDISVIDELPPGRKPIQTVHRYDSNRLKVWKFLKDEIAKGRQIYIVYPLIQESEKMDYKDLMDGYESISRDFPLPQYSISIVHGKMKPADKDEEMRRFSEGKTNIMVATTVIEVGVNVPNASVMVIESAERFGLSQLHQLRGRVGRGAEQSYCILMTSHKLSNDSKIRMETMVRTNDGFEISEVDLKLRGPGDIMGKQQSGVLNLQIADLVKDKDILQLARHHAIKLLKEDAPMEQPEHAKLREAFIEISKKKTIWNYIS, encoded by the coding sequence ATGAACTTACTCGAAACTCCCATAGAATATCTCAAAGGCGTTGGTCCACAACGTGGTGATTTATTGCGCAAGGAGTTGGGCATTCATAAATATGCCGATTTACTGAATTTATTCCCAAATCGTTATATTGACAGAACGCGTTATTATAAAATTAACGAACTCCAAAACAGCAATTCAGAGGTTCAAATCGTAGGGAAAATCATCAATATAAAAACGGTTGAACAAGGCAAAGGACGTTCGCGATTAGTAGCTACTTTTGTCGATGATACAGGCCAAATGGAACTCGTGTGGTTCCAAGGTCAAAAATGGATCCACGAAAGCATAAAAATCAATATTCCGTATGTGATTTTTGGAAAAGTAACGCAATTTGGCGCTACTTACAACATGGCACATCCCGAAATGGAATTGTTAGAAGAACACAAAGCAAGTCTTCGTTCAGCCATGCAACCCGTTTATCCAAGTACTGAAAAATTAGGAAACAAAGGGATTTCAAACAAAGTCATTAATAAAATGATGCAGCAATTGTTTGTGGAAACCCAAGCCTTATTTTCTGAAACTTTACCCAATTATCTTTTAGACGAATTAAAATTAATTCCAAAAAATGCGGCTTTATTCAATATTCACTTTCCAAAGAGTCAAGATTTATTGGCAAAAGCGCAATTCCGATTGAAGTTTGAAGAATTATTTTTCATTCAATTGCAATTGATTACGAAGAATCTGATTCGCAAACACAAAATCAAAGGAATGCCTTTTGAGCGCGTAGGTGAAAATTTTACAAATTTTTATAATAACCACTTACCTTTTGATTTAACGAATGCTCAAAAACGCGTTTTAAAAGAAATTAGAAACGACTTAGGAAGCAACGCTCAAATGAACCGTTTGTTGCAAGGCGACGTGGGTTCTGGAAAAACAATTGTAGCTTTAATGTGTATGCTTTTGGCAAAAGATAATGGCTTTCAAAGTTGTTTAATGGCACCAACTGAAATTTTAGCAAATCAGCATTTTAACGGCATTACCGAATTAGCTAAAGAACTCAATATCAATATAAAAATCCTTACTGGTTCAACCAAAACTGCAGATAGAAAAATCATCCATGAAGCCCTAGAAAATGGTTCTTTAGATATTTTAATTGGCACACATGCCTTATTAGAAGATAAAGTTCAATTCCATAATTTAGGTTTAGCAATTATAGATGAACAGCATCGTTTTGGTGTGGAACAAAGAAGTAAATTGTGGGGAAAAGCTTCCCCTAACCCAGAGAAAAGAGTTGAAACAGAACGTGTATTACAAAAATATCAAACGGCTCGACCTTCAACATATGCACTTTTAAAAGAACTAAAAACAGAAAATAAAAAAAACAGCACACAAGCAGAAAATGTTCTTTGGGACTATTTAAGAAATAAAAATCTAAACTATAAATTTAGAAGACAACACATAATAGATATTTTTATTGCTGACTTTGTTTGTTTAGAGAAAAACCTGATAATTGAAGTAGATGGTGGTTATCACTACACTTTAGAACAAAGTGAAGCCGACGAATTGCGAACCCAAATATTAAATGAAATTGGTTTTAAAGTAATTCGTTTCACCAATGATGAAGTAATTAATAATACCGAAAATACAGTAAAAAAAATATCCGCAATCTTGGAAAGCCTCCCTTCTGGGGAGGTTGGTGGGGCAACTATTCCGCCTCATGTTTTGGTAATGACTGCTACTCCTATTCCTCGAACCTTAGCTATGAGTTTGTATGGTGATTTGGATATTTCAGTCATTGATGAATTGCCTCCAGGAAGAAAACCGATTCAAACAGTTCATCGGTATGATTCAAACCGATTAAAAGTTTGGAAATTCTTAAAAGATGAAATTGCAAAAGGACGCCAAATCTACATTGTATATCCATTAATTCAAGAATCTGAAAAAATGGATTATAAAGATTTGATGGACGGTTATGAAAGTATTTCAAGAGATTTTCCACTTCCTCAGTATTCCATTTCTATCGTTCACGGTAAAATGAAACCAGCCGATAAAGACGAAGAAATGCGCCGCTTTTCGGAAGGAAAAACAAATATTATGGTCGCAACTACTGTAATTGAAGTTGGTGTAAATGTACCCAATGCTTCCGTAATGGTCATTGAAAGTGCAGAACGTTTTGGATTATCACAATTGCATCAGTTACGCGGTCGTGTGGGGCGTGGCGCTGAACAAAGTTACTGCATCTTAATGACGAGTCACAAACTAAGCAACGATAGTAAAATCCGAATGGAAACGATGGTTCGTACCAATGATGGCTTCGAAATTTCGGAAGTAGATTTAAAATTGCGAGGTCCAGGTGATATTATGGGCAAACAACAAAGTGGGGTGTTAAATCTTCAAATTGCGGATTTAGTCAAAGACAAAGACATTTTGCAATTGGCTAGGCATCACGCAATAAAACTCCTAAAAGAAGATGCACCAATGGAACAACCTGAGCATGCTAAACTAAGAGAAGCTTTTATTGAAATCAGTAAAAAGAAAACCATTTGGAATTATATTAGTTAG
- a CDS encoding efflux RND transporter periplasmic adaptor subunit gives MKIKTISITLLIIALLGLIGYRVFSNAEESAKNNKKGDKKPPMTVDAVVVSEQNFSNTISLSGAIEANENVEIRSEVSGIVEKIYFTEGTNVSKGQVLVKVNDIELRAQLSQATTRQSLASENERRAKLLLQKEAISQEEYEIASAEFRSLKAQTQLIQAQIAKTTIRAPFSGKIGLRNISPGTYVTPATLITKLVSSNQVKISFSIPEKYASEVENNTIIQFTIPNNNQKYSAKIYAIEPEIETSTRTLKIRAIAENSKGTLLAGTFATIELPLKNIKGAISIPSEAVVPVQDGKVVYIANNGKAKEVKIETITRTDKDVIVTEGIKSGDTILTSGVMALKDEADIKVKVKQAKLPTSNF, from the coding sequence ATGAAAATAAAAACGATCAGTATTACGCTACTAATTATTGCCCTACTTGGATTAATCGGATATAGAGTTTTTTCAAATGCTGAAGAATCGGCTAAAAACAACAAAAAAGGGGATAAAAAACCTCCAATGACAGTGGACGCTGTTGTTGTCTCTGAACAAAATTTCTCAAATACCATTTCACTTTCAGGGGCCATTGAAGCCAATGAAAATGTAGAAATTAGAAGCGAAGTTTCAGGTATTGTAGAAAAAATTTATTTCACCGAAGGTACAAATGTGAGCAAAGGTCAAGTTTTAGTAAAAGTAAATGATATCGAATTACGCGCACAACTATCGCAAGCTACTACTAGACAAAGTTTGGCTTCCGAAAATGAAAGAAGAGCCAAATTATTACTACAAAAAGAAGCCATCAGTCAAGAAGAATATGAAATCGCAAGTGCCGAATTTAGAAGCTTAAAAGCGCAAACGCAGTTGATTCAAGCACAAATTGCTAAAACAACCATTAGAGCCCCTTTTTCAGGTAAAATTGGCTTGCGAAATATTTCACCAGGAACTTATGTTACACCCGCTACATTAATTACAAAATTAGTAAGCTCAAATCAAGTCAAAATTAGCTTTTCAATTCCTGAAAAATATGCTTCAGAAGTTGAAAACAATACAATCATTCAATTTACAATTCCAAATAATAACCAAAAATATAGTGCTAAAATTTATGCTATTGAACCGGAAATTGAAACTTCAACGCGAACCTTAAAGATCAGGGCTATCGCAGAAAATTCAAAAGGAACATTATTAGCCGGAACATTTGCAACGATTGAACTTCCATTAAAAAATATCAAAGGAGCAATAAGCATTCCTTCTGAAGCGGTAGTTCCTGTTCAAGACGGAAAAGTAGTATACATCGCAAACAATGGAAAGGCAAAAGAAGTTAAAATTGAAACAATCACAAGAACTGATAAAGATGTAATTGTAACGGAAGGCATAAAATCGGGAGATACCATTTTAACGTCGGGCGTTATGGCTTTAAAAGACGAAGCCGATATTAAAGTTAAAGTAAAACAAGCAAAACTTCCAACTTCTAACTTCTAA
- a CDS encoding efflux RND transporter permease subunit: protein MSLSTLSIKRPVFTIVINLLIILFGILGFSYLGVREFPSIDPAVINVRTNYTGANSDIIESQITEPLEKAINSIDGIRNITSSSNQGSSNITVEFKLEKNLEEAANDVRDKVSQAIRSLPQDIDAPPVVSKADADSDAIISMTVQSQSRNALELSDYAENVISERIQTIPGVSSVQIWGQKRYSMRIWMDPIKLNSYGITVADVRNALDKQNVELPSGKLTGANTELMVKTLGNLSTEKEFNDIIIVSDANKTVRLSDIGNAVLASENLETKFTESGNPMVAVAVIPQPGTNYLEIAEQFYAEIEKLKKDLPADIKLDIALDNTIFIKKSVVEVAETLAISVVLVIIIIFLFFRDWSIAFRPLIDIPVSLIATFFIMYLCGFSINVLTLLAIVLATGLVVDDGIVVTENIFKKVEEGMSPIEAAIKGSNEIFFAVISISVTLAAVFLPIIFLEGFVGRLFREFGVVIGAAVLISAFVSLTLTPMLNAYLMKGGEQKKTKFYEFTEPFFVNLNKGYANSLTKFLNKKWLSFPIIGVCIGLIVLFFAILPKETAPYDDRSLGIISVTTPEGATYEYTDRFMEELSDLINDSIPEKKVALVITSPGFLSSSVNAGRVRLALVDPSEREKSQKEIVDDLNKWTKKYPQAKVNVSEQPTISVNRRGGLPIQYIIQAPNFEQLRAKIPQFMEEASKNETFSNVDVNLKFNKPEINVTINREKAESLGVSVLDVAQTLQLSLSGQRFGYFMRNGKQYQVIGQFDEKDRDAPLDLTSIFVKNKAGALIQLDNVVEVEEQSNPPQLFHNNRYMSATVSAGLAPGKSMIDGINAMDEIKEKVLDDTFTTDLGGESRDFVESSSNTSFAFGLALLLIYLILAAQFESFIDPFIIILTVPMAVAGALFSLWLFGQTWNIFSQIGTVMLIGLVTKNGILIVEFANQLREQGKSKYDAILEASEARLRPILMTSLAIALGALPIALSLGAASASRMGMGVVIVGGTMFSLILTLFVIPAIYLMWSKAKKHRPEFDNLDALEK, encoded by the coding sequence ATGAGTTTATCCACCTTAAGCATAAAAAGACCCGTATTTACTATAGTAATCAACCTTTTGATTATTCTATTTGGTATCTTGGGATTTAGTTATTTGGGCGTTCGCGAATTCCCATCTATAGACCCTGCCGTAATTAATGTTAGAACCAATTATACGGGTGCGAATTCTGATATCATCGAATCGCAAATTACCGAACCTCTTGAAAAAGCAATTAATTCTATTGATGGAATTCGAAACATTACCTCTTCAAGTAATCAAGGTTCAAGTAATATTACAGTAGAATTTAAATTAGAAAAAAACTTAGAAGAAGCGGCTAATGATGTGCGTGATAAAGTTTCTCAAGCCATTAGAAGTTTACCGCAAGATATTGATGCACCACCTGTTGTTTCGAAAGCTGATGCCGATTCGGATGCCATTATTTCGATGACGGTTCAAAGTCAATCTAGAAATGCCCTAGAATTAAGTGATTATGCTGAAAACGTAATTTCTGAACGAATACAAACTATTCCTGGTGTCAGTAGTGTTCAAATTTGGGGACAAAAAAGATATTCAATGCGAATTTGGATGGATCCCATCAAATTAAATTCATACGGAATCACAGTAGCCGATGTTCGAAATGCTTTGGACAAACAAAATGTAGAATTACCATCCGGAAAATTAACGGGTGCCAATACAGAATTAATGGTAAAAACCTTAGGGAATTTATCTACAGAAAAAGAGTTCAACGACATTATTATTGTTTCTGATGCAAATAAAACCGTTCGTTTAAGTGATATTGGTAACGCAGTTTTGGCTTCTGAAAATTTAGAAACTAAGTTTACAGAATCTGGAAACCCGATGGTAGCTGTAGCGGTTATTCCACAACCAGGAACAAATTATTTAGAAATTGCAGAGCAATTTTATGCTGAAATTGAAAAATTAAAAAAAGATTTACCCGCTGATATCAAATTAGATATCGCTTTAGATAATACTATTTTTATTAAAAAATCGGTAGTTGAAGTTGCTGAAACTTTAGCCATATCTGTAGTTTTAGTAATCATTATTATCTTTTTATTCTTTAGAGATTGGTCCATCGCATTCCGACCTTTGATTGATATTCCTGTTTCGTTGATAGCAACTTTTTTTATCATGTATTTGTGCGGATTTTCTATCAATGTATTAACATTATTAGCTATTGTTTTAGCCACAGGATTAGTAGTGGATGACGGAATTGTGGTTACCGAAAATATCTTTAAAAAAGTAGAAGAAGGTATGTCGCCTATCGAAGCGGCAATCAAAGGTTCAAACGAAATTTTCTTTGCCGTAATCTCGATTTCGGTAACATTAGCTGCCGTTTTCTTACCAATTATTTTCTTGGAAGGTTTCGTAGGGCGATTGTTCCGAGAATTTGGCGTAGTCATTGGGGCTGCAGTGCTAATTTCGGCCTTTGTATCCTTAACATTAACACCTATGTTAAATGCTTATTTAATGAAAGGTGGCGAACAAAAGAAAACCAAATTCTATGAATTTACCGAACCTTTCTTTGTAAATTTAAATAAAGGTTATGCCAATTCCTTGACTAAATTTTTAAATAAAAAATGGTTAAGTTTTCCAATCATTGGGGTTTGTATTGGACTAATTGTATTGTTTTTTGCAATTCTTCCTAAAGAAACAGCTCCTTACGATGATAGAAGCTTAGGTATCATTAGTGTTACAACTCCCGAAGGGGCAACGTATGAATACACCGACCGCTTCATGGAAGAATTATCGGATTTAATTAACGATTCTATTCCTGAAAAAAAGGTGGCATTAGTAATTACATCCCCAGGTTTTTTATCGTCATCCGTAAATGCAGGAAGGGTACGTTTGGCATTGGTTGATCCTAGTGAAAGAGAAAAATCACAAAAAGAAATAGTAGACGACTTAAACAAATGGACCAAAAAATATCCACAAGCAAAAGTAAATGTTTCTGAACAACCTACTATCTCAGTAAACAGACGCGGTGGCTTACCGATTCAGTACATTATTCAAGCGCCAAATTTTGAACAATTGAGAGCGAAAATTCCGCAATTCATGGAAGAAGCAAGTAAAAACGAAACGTTCTCCAATGTGGATGTCAACTTAAAATTCAATAAACCTGAAATCAACGTAACGATTAATCGTGAAAAAGCAGAAAGTTTAGGCGTTTCTGTTTTAGATGTGGCGCAAACGTTACAATTATCGTTGAGCGGACAACGTTTTGGCTACTTTATGCGAAATGGTAAACAATACCAAGTAATTGGTCAGTTTGACGAAAAAGACCGTGATGCACCTTTAGACTTGACTTCAATTTTTGTTAAAAATAAAGCTGGCGCACTAATACAATTAGATAACGTAGTTGAAGTAGAAGAACAAAGTAATCCACCACAATTATTTCACAACAATCGGTATATGTCAGCAACAGTTTCTGCTGGCTTAGCACCGGGTAAAAGTATGATTGACGGAATCAACGCCATGGACGAAATCAAAGAAAAAGTATTAGACGATACCTTTACAACCGATTTAGGTGGTGAATCGCGTGACTTCGTTGAAAGTAGTTCGAATACTTCTTTCGCTTTTGGTTTGGCTTTGCTGTTAATCTATTTGATTTTAGCCGCACAATTTGAAAGTTTTATTGATCCGTTTATCATCATTCTAACGGTACCGATGGCTGTAGCGGGAGCTTTATTCTCACTGTGGTTATTTGGACAAACATGGAATATTTTTAGCCAAATTGGAACCGTCATGCTGATTGGATTGGTAACCAAAAACGGAATTTTAATTGTTGAATTTGCCAACCAACTGCGCGAACAAGGAAAATCAAAATACGATGCTATTTTAGAAGCTTCTGAAGCGCGTTTACGACCAATTTTAATGACCAGTTTAGCCATTGCTTTAGGTGCGTTACCAATTGCTTTATCACTTGGAGCAGCTTCTGCAAGTAGAATGGGAATGGGAGTTGTAATTGTAGGAGGAACGATGTTTTCGTTAATCTTAACTTTATTTGTAATTCCTGCCATTTATTTAATGTGGTCGAAAGCCAAAAAACATAGACCTGAATTTGATAATTTAGACGCTTTAGAGAAATAA